One Penaeus chinensis breed Huanghai No. 1 chromosome 12, ASM1920278v2, whole genome shotgun sequence DNA segment encodes these proteins:
- the LOC125031261 gene encoding mucin-5AC-like, with the protein MMILRKPGLQLLIAVLLQHATRQAFARPLQGHDRMQLPPPPPATQDPPGRHLSGILEYPDDAAVPPSAEQRVDLGDPAERSVFIRVSQTQNQNQNQWLYAVLPPPRPPPPSTSPPPPPPPLPPPPNIFWVIPMVSQALPAPLPSPTATLPTTTMATEMSLSLPTVSSATEESASLTALTTAAMSATASPPTSASSATTTTTSPPTTTTTTTTTSPPITTTTTSPPITTTSTTTSPPTTTATTTTTSPPTTTTTTSPPTTTTTTTTTSPPTTTTTTPSPTTTTAATSPPTTTTTTTTTTSPPTTTTSTTASPTTTTTPTPTTTTSTTTTSPPTTTTTTTTTTSPPTTTTPTTTTTTSPSTTTTPTTTTTASPSTTTTPTTTTTTSPSTTTTSTTTSPTTTAASTPTTTTSTTPTSPPTTTTTITTTTSPPTTTSATTLITTSSTTTSPTTSTTTTSTTTSTTSATTTTSPATTTSTTTTTSPTTTTTTTTTTTTTKKPPWLGLVPVSPLEGEDTNLPVALYPETTAST; encoded by the coding sequence GTCACGACAGGATGCAattaccaccacctcccccagcgaCCCAGGACCCACCTGGACGTCATCTTTCAGGAATTCTGGAATATCCTGACGACGCGGCGGTTCCTCCTTCGGCAGAGCAAAGGGTGGATTTAGGGGACCCGGCAGAACGCAGTGTCTTCATCCGTGTTAGCCAGACGCAGAACCAAAACCAGAATCAGTGGCTATATGCAGTTCTtcctcccccccgtcctcctcctccctctacctctcctcctcctcctcctcctcctcttccccctcccccaaacatcTTCTGGGTTATCCCAATGGTAAGCCAAGCCCTGCCCGCACCCCTGCCATCCCCTACAGCAACCCTGCCAACTACGACTATGGCTACAGaaatgtctctctcccttcccactgtCTCGTCTGCCACTGAGGAGTCTGCCTCTTTGACTGCCCTAACCACGGCTGCCATGTCAGCAACTGCCTCTCCGCCTACCAGTGCTTCCTCTGCAACAACCACAACTACCTCTCCACCTACcacaacaactacaaccacaactaCCTCGCCACCTATCACAACCACAACTACCTCGCCCCCAATCACTACTACATCTACAACTACCTCTCCACCTACCACAACAGCTACAACCACAACTACCTCGCCACCTACCACAACCACAACTACCTCTCCacctaccacaacaacaacaaccacaactaccTCTCcacctaccactactacaacaactCCCTCTCCGACTACCACAACCGCAGCTACCTCACCGCCTACCaccacaactacaactacaacaactacctctccacctaccactactacttctacaaccgCCTCTCCGACTACCACAACTACCCCTACACCAACAACCACTACCTCTACAACAACTACCTCACCacctaccactacaactacaacGACCACAACTACTTCTCCTCCTACCACTACCACCCCTACAACAACCACAACTACCTCTCCATCTACCACTACCACCCCTACAACAACCACAACTGCCTCTCCATCTACCACTACCACCCCTACAACAACCACAACTACCTCTccatctaccactactacttctacaaccaCCTCTCCGACTACCACAGCTGCCTCTACACCAACAACCACTACCTCTACAACACCTACCTCACCacctaccactacaactacaatAACCACAACTACCTCCCCACCTACCACTACCTCTGCCACTACCCTTATAACAACTAGCAGTACAACCACATCACCAACTACATCAACCACTACTACCTCTACAACCACATCTACTACctcagcaacaactacaactagCCCAGCAACAACTACAAGTACAACCACTACTACCTCACCAACCACGACTACCACAaccactacaactacaaccacaaccaAAAAGCCTCCCTGGTTAGGCCTTGTGCCCGTGTCTCCTCTGGAAGGCGAAGACACTAACTTACCCGTGGCCTTATATCCAGAAACAACCGCTTCAACCTAA